The Leishmania major strain Friedlin complete genome, chromosome 10 genome contains the following window.
tgctctctgcctctctcgcctccaCGAAGTCCTACGCTGTGCAGAGTTCCGGCCACGATAccccgccgcagctgctggatcGCTCCTCTTCATGTCTGCGCGGTGACGCGCAGTCCCCACCTCTCGTCACCACTGGTGCAGTCGAagcaccgccggcgcagccCCCGTATTCGTCAGGAATGCCTTCTGTAAACTCGACCCCCGCGTCTGCGCGCACCCTAACGTACGCTCGTCACGGCGAtgcgtctgcagcagctgcaggcgcagtTCGgcccgcggctgctgctctaTCGAGAGCGCACCGCTCCATCACGACACGCGGTACCGCATcgtcagccgcagccgccaagGCTGCATCtctaccaccaccgccgtcggcgttgGTGACGACCAATGAGacagcgccaccccctctACCTGTACTCCGCCAGCCGTCTCGTGCTCGGCCCGATGCGGATGCGGTAGTCTCGCGGccggcgcctctgccacaGGCGTGTGTTGACCAGAGCATGCGGGAAAGGGCTGTTAGGGACACGCATGCACCGACCTCGATGCGAATGGCGGACAGTTCTGCCACGGCCGCGACCACCACTGCCCCTCCTGCAAGCTGCACCGGCCCTTCCAACGCTTGTTTCCGCAGCTCTCTATACCACAGCGTACCATCCCCCTCAATCACGTCTGTCGCCTCGTCGAGagaggctgccgctgctggcgaggCACCCCGCGCCGTGGTGCTGGGTATCGACGCTGTGGATATCCCCCCCGGCGTGCTGCCCGGCTCACTAGGCCGACAAGGGGCAGTACGCGTGGAGTCTGTTaccccgcagcagctggcggagcgcgccggcgtgtgctgcggcgacgtTCTGCTTTCGGTGGCGAATCGCCCCATCGGCAGCTGCGAACAGATGCAGGCTGCGCTAGCAGCCGTGCGGGCGACGCAGCCGTCGGTGGCACTGGAGGTCTACCGGCACACAATTCAAGAAATCATCTGCgtcacgctgcagctgtAGGGCGGAAGATACATacgtgcgcatgcgcacactGCGTGTatacatgtgcgtgtgtggtcgCCCATCTGTTCACCAGACCAGCACTGTAGCCGCCGCTGGCAGGGGATGGAGGGTGAGCGGAGGCGCTGAGATCAGTTCGTTTCCTTGTTCGGATTGAGCGGCATCAGGCCATGCTTCCGCGGCATCCGCCgacctccctctcctcctctgcatCTTTCCTCCACACGAGCGCACAAGAACTgacatgtgtgcgtgtgtgcgcgcaccgcATAGATGGCGTCCAGCGCAAAGCAACTTCGCCattccccttccccatcgGGAGGGCTACACCCTcaagcgccgccgcaacgctggcgcacgcaagaacacacgcacacacacaaacatacatatatatatgtatatatatgtgtgtgtgtgtatacgcaaaaaaaaaaacaaacgcCACATAACAACGGCACCAATGGTGAGCCAGCCTCGTGCGATCAGCCAGTATatggaggcgcggcggcagaggcgatgGGCCATCCGCGTTACCAGACGCGGTagtgtctctctctcgtctctctgtctctctccatctGCATGACCAACCAAGTGAGGCTGTTGCACTCTTCATCCttgcaccccccccctctccgtTGCTGCGCTGCAATACAGTGCgtccttcctcccccttcgtTGTTCTTCGGGCTGTGACCCTCTTCTGCGgctgtgcacgcgtgtgacGTCTCAGCCATTGCCGTCATCTCTTCGTTGTGAGCCGGCATCCTTCTTTGACTTCCTCGCAAGGGCGGGCATCGCGGTGCAGGCTTGTGCGTGTTGCATTGTCCGTGCGAGTCTCTCACTCTCTGTACGATGCCAGCCAAGAAGAAGGAGGTGAAGGTAGACGAGCCGCTCTtcgtggacgaggagggcagcTACGTGCACGAGGCAGAAGGCGCGAGGTACAAGGGCGGTGTACGTCGTTATGCCCCCCCAGGAGGCACCGACGCTGgtggcacggcagcgccgcccgctAAAAACAGTCGCTCCAGGTCTACCTCGTCGCCAGGCAAGGGAGgggcaacaccgccgccgtctgcggctgccggtgcggcggcgagcaTGGCAGTGGTCAGTGACGCACCAGTATTTcgccacggccgcggcgTGTATACGTGCCCCTCCTTCACGTATGCAGGTGACTGGGTCGAGGATGAGATGCACGGCAGTGGTCAGCTCACCTTTGTCGAGTCGGGCAACATCTACGAAGGCGAGTTTTCCCACGGATGCTTTTCTGGACAGGGTACGTACCAGTGGCGCGACGGGGCACTGTACTGCGGGCAGTGGCGGTCGAATCGCATGCACGGCGAGGGCATCTACACAGACGTGCAGGGGCACGTATGGAAGGGGCGGTACTACAACGGCACCGGGCCGGGGCTCATTCGTCTGTACCCCACGCTGGAGCGTGTAGATGACGCTGGCCCGTCGTCTCCTGGGCCGGATGCCACaaacgccgctgccacggtgGCGAACTCCTGAGGTGCGACTCAACGCCAGGGGCCTGTCGCCGAACGCGACGAAGAACGAGAGGAAGGAGATGTGAGTACCCAATCTCGTGTGGGACACCATGATTCGTGGCGCtcctcatctctctctttctgtgccGCTGTGTCGATGCGTGCTTTgttctcccccccccccacacacacacaccactcTTCGCCATGCTGGTGCGTCCTTGACGGATGAAGCGTCGACTGGGTAAAGTCAGCGCGAGCGACATGATCGAGCGACTGCCCACGTGCATGCTTGTGCAGCTCCTTTTTCGGTTCTCTCTCgcgcaccttctctctctgctcggTGGCTGGCGAGGACGATGTACAGTACGGTGCTGGACGGAGGCAATGCGCTCATCCACCCATCCACTCCCCAACCCCCAACCCGAACGAACAAAAATCGGGAACGACGCGAAAAGAGGTGGCGGAACCCAGTGAAACCGACTCGTGGAGGCTTTCTCAGGTttgtatgtctgtgtgcatCAACTCCACACATGCGTCCGCAAGCCACcatcccacacacacgcacctgcacactcatacacacacgtatcTTTTGGTGGtacctccccctcctctctcgacATATCGTCACGGCCTCTGCTGGCctgtcctcctctctgcctctATGGGACCCTCTCACGGCCACGTACACGCGTGTGCCCAACACTAAAGGGGCGAAGGAGAGGATCGAATGGTGTGAAGCGCACAGGGAACCGGCCGTCAGCCTCGGCGTATTTTTTTCTAtgtgcccttctctctcgccaacacgcacgcccgCGCGGATGCTGTATACGTAGTTGCCCATCGACCCTCCaacgtgtgcctctctctttcgcccTCTCTACCCCGCTTCCACCGCCGCAGGTGCAACCAGCACGCTCCCCGCAGggtctctctcccccccccctcttctcccccacGCAAGTGAAAACGCACAGCGCACACCATCCACCGCCGCACCAAGAGCCCACACCCGGCAAAAAAATAAAGGGTGTAGAACAAAGGCTATATGAGCAGCGTCTTTCAGACCTCTGCGTCACAGCACCGACCGACcgacctcccctcccccccccctcctcctcctcctcaccaccaccaccaccacatccacatctgcacatacacacccgAGTCCCTTACTTGTTGACTAATCCACATTACCGGTAGCTGTTGATCCGCTTTCCAATTCGTTCGTGTTCACTTGTGTGCTCCTCTTTCGACCCTCTGTCTCTGCGACTGCGTGCATCGGTGCGGGTTGCAGTCGTCTTTCTCTGGTGCTTGCCGCCCCGCACTCATTCGCTCACCCACCTTCCCCCCGACCCAAACTTCGCCCcatctgtttttttttgtttttgtttcgtcTACCCCCAGCAACAAGAATGCAGGCCAAGGGCGAAGCCGCCATGCGCGACTTGATCGCGGAGCTGCACGCGATGCAGTCTCCCTACACGGTGCAGCGCTTTATCAGCAGTGGCAGCTACGGCGCGGTGTGCGCCGGTGTCGATAGCGAGGGAATTCCGGTCGCCATCAAGCGCGTGTTCAACACCGTCTCGGATGGCCGCACGGTCAACATTCTGTCGGACTCATTCCTCTGCAAGCGCGTGCTACGTGAGATCCGCTTGCTCAACCACTTCCATCACCCGAACATCCTAGGCTTGCGTGACATCTTCGTGCACTTCGAGGAGCCGGCGATGCACAAGCTTTACCTCGTGACGGAGCTGATGCGGACGGACCTGGCGCAAGTGATCCATGACCAGCGCATTGTCATATCGCCACAGCACATCCAGTATTTCATGTACCACATCCTGCTTGGTCTGCACGTGCTGCACGAAGCCGGCGTCGTTCACCGCGACCTGCACCCCGGCAACATCTTGTTAGCGGACAACAACGACATCACCATCTGCGACTTCAACCTCGCGCGCGAGGACACAGCGGATGCGAACAAGACGCACTACGTGACGCACCGCTGGTACCGTGCGCCGGAGCTGGTCATGCAGTTCAAGGGCTTTACGAAGCTGGTGGATATGTGGTCGGCGGGCTGCGTTATGGCGGAGATGTTCAATCGTAAGGCGCTGTTCCGCGGCTCCACCTTCTACAACCAGCTCAACAAGATTGTGGAGGTGGTTGGCACACCCAAGATAGAGGACGTGGTCATGTTCAGCTCTCCCAGCGCCCGCGATTACCTGCGCAACTCGCTGTCAAACGTGCCTGCCCGTGCGTGGACGGCTGTTGTGCCCACGGCCGACCCGGTCGCACTCGACCTCATCGCGAAGATGCTCGAGTTCAATCCGCAAAGGCGCATCAGCACGGAGCAGGCGCTCCGCCACCCGTACTTCGAGTCGCTCTTCGACCCGCTGGACCTCACGGAGGGGCTGAGTGAGCGGTTCCATTTCGACGAGTCCGTGACGGATGTCTATGACATGCACAAAATTTTCACGGCCGAGGTGGAGCGCTTCAACGACCtgcgagagaggcgggaggaggtggcccGCGAGcgtgccgtggcggcgcagcaacaGGGCGAGCAGGTGCTCGGTACTGACCACATGCCTCGAACGCACAGCCTCATGGAGTTGGCAGGTAGCGCGCCGGCCCCGTCGTGATCGAGCCTCGCCGCAGCCAGCGAAGCagaagcgcgtgcacgcctGCATGTGCTTGTGCGAGCGCGTGTACGCGTGCGAGGTCCCAAGAAACAAAGGTCGATCTTGTCTTCAGCGGCGCGCCATGATACGATGGAAGAGGCTGTGATGTGGCAGCGTAACAAAGGACTCACCCACCTAGGAATGAGTTCGGGTCAACGCGGAGGAAAGGCGAGAGGGACACACGGCAGCGGAACGAGTCACCGGCGGAAGAAGACGGAAATTGAGTGCACATTCCCGTTCGATGTGTGCGTGAATTTTTCGCGGCAGTGCATACGTGTGGATGTGTCGGAGCGCGAGTAGAAAGGTGAGCGACATGGGCGCATGTGCGGTCCACGCCAGACTGTGACACgggaaggaaggaaaagCATAGAGCAGTAGACGGGGAAGGAACAGGCTCCATCGTACGTCATCAGAGACGTGTGCTTGCTTGCGTCGACCTGCcttctttctccctctctagTCCTATCCCCTTCTCGctcgtcaccaccaccaccaaccaCCCCAAGAACGGCGTGTCCGTGAGCCAACCGCCGCCtgccaccccccccccaaacaaaccaaaaaaaaaaatacagttctttttttttgcgccGATCTCGGGCACCCGTAGACGAGAAAAGTTGATACATCTCgccgttctcctcctctcttgtCGTAGTCcccttcgtctctctctctctgtcggtctccctctctccttctccctgaACGGTGTCACCCCTGTGGtcgctgccccccccccggggGGGGCTCGCAGGCGGCGACGTTCGCCATCGTCACAGCGGCCAAACAAGCGGAGGTAGAGCGACAGACGGAAGGAAATCAGCGTTTTGCCTATCCGTgagatgcgtgtgtgtgtgtggtgggtcccctctccctcttcacaCCTCCCCGTACGCCCCtctgcgccgtgccgccgtccCTCTTCGCTGTTGCGGCCTCCCACGCGGCCTTTTCGCTTGTTGGgtgggcgcgctggcgctcttTCTCCCACCGCCAACACGcgtctttttgttgttggtggtggtggtgttggtgttgGTGTTTCCGTCTGTTTGGTCGACGCGTGACtggcacccacacccacacgcccctctcgcacacacgcacacacaacagagAAGTCTCACGGACGTACACCTGCTTTTAGCCGTCGGCGATTTGTTGTGCGCATGCGCTCACTTCgtttccctctttttctgaCTTCCTAcaacccccacccccccacccccgccgtCACGCGAATGTTGTGCGTGTTTCTTTTATAATTTTCTATCGATGCTTCGGACAACACACAAGTgcacatgcgtgtgcgtgtggtcCTTTAGTTTTCCTCACGCGTGCTTTTCCTTCGGCGTTGTTGTGTGGCGCTTGAGTGTCTGTCTTCCCTTCACCTGCCTTCAGctctccccgcccccaccccatccctttccctctctccttttgGCTAATCTTATCTCGATACTCGGTGCTCCCAGATGCGCTCGAGAAACGCACACCAAACTAGAAGATGTCCGGACTACCTGGCCGCCGTGTTCTCCCCTCATGTCTTTCCtctgtgtgtttctgtggtgtctctctccccctctccctatCAGTGCTCTTCCTCTGGTTGAACATCCCTGCAGgcaagacagcagcaccaagACGCACGTGTTCGGGTGTGTACCGGGGTGATGCAGTATGCGCGCTTGCGTGACAGCATTGTGCGCTATGTAGGTTATTAGTGAGCACCTGCTCGTCCAGATGTGGGCATCCTCGTCGGCAGACGCAGCAGAGGTAGTAAACGGGAGGCGAatgccctcccccccctctctcctccctgtCTTTGGCTGACGCGCACAGTCGTCACAACAGTAGTAAGATctgcgcgtctgtgtgcgcgtgacgtCAAGCTACGCAGAGTGCCGAATACATATCATGCACGTAGGTGTGTGCATCGTGAGCAACGAGCGGAACGTTTAGCGCAGTTGTGCGTTTTCAGGGAAGAGGATGAAGGGGAGCTCTCCTGCCCCCtacccctcctctcttttctcctcGAGATGAGCCGTGCGTGTCTCCATGCACGGTGCCTCGCCTTGTGTTTGTTGATGTGATCCATGACCATCGTCCATCCTGTGGCCGGCCTTCTTGCTTTCCCACCATTCACCGTCTTCACGCTCTTCAACGACAACAAAGAAAGGCTGAACACGCCAGcgtccgctgcgcctgcgcctctcACCACCGAGGAGGAAGATCTCTGCCAtgtggccgccgcggagCGGTGAGACCGCAGCGACTCATCGAGCTCCGTTGTGATTGGCGAAGACCCGCGAGCGCCGACCCACTCAATATGGATTGGGCTCCGCTGCACAAGGACGAGGCCCATCCAGCTGTGGCAGCCGACCTCGCGCCGCCTCGAGCACGGTGCCTCCAGAGGCGGCTGTCAACGACACCAGCTGCCAGTGCGCATGGCCGATGAGCAGCACCCCCAGGCGCTATAACAATGAATGGCCCGTTGTCTCGGCAGTGCACCGCCGAGCACAATGTTTCTCAAACAGTCGCGCTGCCCGTGCTGCCACAGCCGCTTCCATGGCAGTAAGGAGGACACCGTTGTCAAAGGCCCAGAGGCGGGCTACCTGTACCAGCCAgagcgcagcgcgtgcgcaggccGGCAAGCCGTTCTTGCAGCCCAGTGAAGAGGGCGGGGGTGCGCAAGTTCGCGATCGCGCGATCGAGGTTATCGCATGACTGGAAGGCTCGGTACTTTGTGCTTCGCCCCCGTATGACGGCGCCTGCTGCTACACAGAcaaggcggcggccacggcCGGGTCTGCAAAGAAGGGCGGCGACACGAAAGAGCAACGGTAGCGCGAgccacgacgccgacgccgaaCTGGACagggaggcagcggaggcaaCCTGGGCCCAAGGGCTTCGCACCAGTCGACACGCACCGTCGCGTCCTGACTCAACCTTACATCTCGAGCTTATCGCTCACCGTCCTGTAGCGCGTTCGACGGGAGCATAGGCATCACCATCTTCTAGTCCAAGGAAAGTgagaaggagctgcggctCGTCCTCCAGTGCGGCACCATCGAGGAACGCAGTGCTTGGATCACAGCGCTGGAAGCCCACCGCCACGCCGTGAACGATCTGGCCGACTACTCCTCCGCCGCTACTGCGGCAGCCAAGGCAAATGCAAAGGAAAAGAACAGGCACGAGGATGTTTACCGGCCATGCGGTGGTGCGGGGAGGCTGGTTGCCGCAGTGCGTGCTCTTCTCACTCTCAATCCACGTGTTGCTTGACACGTTCAGCGAGTGcgtggcagctgcggcacctgTTACTCACACATCGATGCCTGTTATGAGCACCAATAAgcgaaggagggaagggggcgggggccTACAACTGACACTCGGGAAGAGGTGAAGGCGAACACGGCACCGGAGGCAGAGGACTCCGTGTTGCGTCGCCCCCTCTTCGTGTTTCTGATCGCTCTCCCTTCATGCGCTTCTTTGTATGTATCagtgcatgtatgtgtgtgtctctcgcTGTATTTGGTCCGCCCTTGAGGGTGAGCTCCCGTCCGCAATACCACGGactctctcgcgcgcgcgggcgtgcgcgtctctACGGTGTCGTCTGCTGTACGGTTCCCACTGCTTCGAGCCTAGCTCGACGCGTACGCGGgccgagagcgagagagaggagaggagaggagaggcagctTGCACAGGCGCGTGGAGCAGGCACGGAGGCGATGTGTAcgtgagggggagggaagggcgcCAAAAGGGAAGACAAGCTGTCGATGAGGTCCGTGCcccctcacacgcacacgcacacggcacccctcttccctctccctgccgGTCCTTCGCCACACCCCCGCCACTGCACGTAAACGCACATGCGCAATGGTGGGTTGCAGCGAACACGCGAAGCGAACAGAACACGGTGTCGCGCCAGGTGGGGTTTGGAGGCGGATGCAGAAGCGCCCGGGTGCACGCTCAATGTCAGCCGCGACTCCCTCAGGAGCGGCTGCTATCTCGTTCCTTTGGTCTGCCACTTGTCTTTGCTCCTCATGATGGCCTCCGGACACCGGTCAGTGCATGGTGGTGTCACAGTTCCCAGCACACCCGCTCTCTGTGCGGGAAAGCCAACGCAGCCgtcacccccccctctctctctctctctccctgctatccctgccaatgccgagccacttctggtggtgaAAGTTTCAAGCACCTATGTCATGGGTACGTTAGAGCGATGCGTGGCTGCTGGTGTCAGCGGCCAGGTCTTGGGCGGCGTGGCATCGGAGCGAGTCGAGTCCGTGAGCACGTCTGTGCCATCCGCATGATGGGCGGAGAGTGtccgcgtgactcgaacgtGTCTTGCCCCCGGCTCTCGCACCACCCACTGATGCGGGGAGCCTGAGTGGCACCCGGAGAGGTGCACGAGGCGGCGACCGGCACAATgcgagcggctgcgaggcgacctgcaGAACAGGTGGTCGGTAGAGTTCGAGGCAGGTTACGTGCTCGCCGATGactggggggagggaggaggcggcgcgttggctgcaacgcgtgtgtctacggctgctgtgcacgacGCGATGGGGCCTGCGACGAGCCGGGGCGCGTAGAGCGGAGTTTGACCTCATGTTGTCGGGCAGGAGGAACACGTTCGAAAGAGACGCGATGTCCGTCTCTGCTTCCAACAGCCTACACCGCCTTCGCTTTGTGCCGGATgcgccacccccccccctcgtctCCCGACTCTCACCGCCGTCCTTTTCTCATTCCGTCGTGCGACGCGTGCTCCAACGCTTGTTGCCCACTTGCCGGATCGCCTTGTCTTCCACTTTTTTCGTGTTGTGTTGCTGTTTTGCCtgccttccctcccccccctcttcccttaTTGGCCTCGCCGCTATCAgcgttgcgtgtgtgtgtattcgATGCGTTGGTTGCGGAAAGACAATGTGCGGCACCTGGGAGAGGCGGTGCCCACTCCTTTTCCTTGTCTTCTTCGGCCCACGCCCCACTCTCGCTCTGCTCCGTGGCTCTCCTAGTGTCCCACGCACCGATAGACATGAGTGCACGCAAGAGGCAATGTTGGATGTGGTGGTAACCCGCTGATGCAACACGCAGGCAACGCAGGAACAAAGACGAGAGCGAAATCGGAAGtgaccgccgctgcgactTTCCTTCTTTGGCGCTTGATGGTGACTGTGGGATGCTCTCTAGCCTCTACCTGGCACGCTGTtgaggggcgtgtgtgtacacctgccggaggaggaagagggaaaggggcACCGTGTGATGCACCGCTCTTCGGTCTTGCTCTTTATTCCTCCCTCACGAACTTCTCTGCTGCAacgcctctcccctctcccctctccctctccctcgcgcacacggcggcaCAACATTGTGTGCATCCCACACCCACATGCGCAATCCCTGCTACGCATGTGACACAAACGCAAGCGCACAGTAAGAATACACCTACTAATCAAGGATCGCCTACGCGTCGCTGCAT
Protein-coding sequences here:
- a CDS encoding putative mitogen-activated protein kinase; this translates as MQAKGEAAMRDLIAELHAMQSPYTVQRFISSGSYGAVCAGVDSEGIPVAIKRVFNTVSDGRTVNILSDSFLCKRVLREIRLLNHFHHPNILGLRDIFVHFEEPAMHKLYLVTELMRTDLAQVIHDQRIVISPQHIQYFMYHILLGLHVLHEAGVVHRDLHPGNILLADNNDITICDFNLAREDTADANKTHYVTHRWYRAPELVMQFKGFTKLVDMWSAGCVMAEMFNRKALFRGSTFYNQLNKIVEVVGTPKIEDVVMFSSPSARDYLRNSLSNVPARAWTAVVPTADPVALDLIAKMLEFNPQRRISTEQALRHPYFESLFDPLDLTEGLSERFHFDESVTDVYDMHKIFTAEVERFNDLRERREEVARERAVAAQQQGEQVLGTDHMPRTHSLMELAGSAPAPS